A part of Larkinella insperata genomic DNA contains:
- a CDS encoding UDP-2,3-diacylglucosamine diphosphatase, producing the protein MKQSTHFRTIVISDVHLGTSGSKAKEVTDFLKYYTCQKLILNGDIIDGWQLRRGGEWKKKHTAFWRAVLKAMDKHDTKVIYLRGNHDDFLDQIMPLRLGKFFSIRKDYVLSSGTKRFYITHGDVFDTITTQMKWLAYLGDLGYTFLLWVNKCYNNYRAWRGLSYYSLSQRIKHRVKQAVSYISDFEEKLTELAKARNCDGVICGHIHHPAIRQFGELIYMNSGDWVESLSALVEDHDGNWNLLYYSAELEKAESLPFLYTT; encoded by the coding sequence ATGAAACAAAGCACTCATTTTCGAACAATCGTCATTTCGGATGTGCATTTGGGAACGAGCGGTTCGAAGGCAAAAGAAGTAACGGATTTTTTGAAGTACTACACTTGCCAGAAATTAATTCTCAACGGCGACATCATCGACGGCTGGCAACTGCGCCGGGGCGGTGAGTGGAAGAAGAAACACACGGCTTTCTGGCGGGCGGTGCTGAAGGCAATGGATAAGCACGACACGAAGGTGATTTACCTGCGCGGCAACCACGACGATTTCCTGGACCAGATCATGCCCCTGCGGCTGGGTAAGTTTTTTTCAATCCGGAAAGATTACGTTCTGAGTTCGGGAACCAAACGGTTTTACATCACCCACGGCGATGTTTTCGACACGATCACGACGCAGATGAAGTGGCTGGCGTATCTGGGCGATCTGGGGTATACTTTTTTGCTGTGGGTCAACAAATGCTACAACAATTACCGCGCCTGGCGGGGGCTATCGTATTATTCCCTCTCGCAGCGGATCAAACACCGCGTCAAGCAGGCCGTTAGCTACATCTCGGATTTTGAAGAGAAGCTGACCGAACTCGCCAAAGCCCGCAACTGCGACGGCGTGATTTGCGGTCATATTCACCACCCGGCCATCCGCCAGTTCGGTGAGTTGATTTATATGAATTCGGGCGACTGGGTGGAGTCGCTGAGCGCCCTGGTGGAAGACCACGACGGCAACTGGAACCTGCTGTATTATAGTGCCGAACTGGAAAAAGCCGAATCGCTGCCCTTCCTATATACCACCTGA